A window of Bacillota bacterium contains these coding sequences:
- a CDS encoding gamma-aminobutyrate dehydratase yields MGLRTFEEYLESLRDGRRVMFRGQWVEDVTRHPVIGRAVRHAQLDFDLAEDPAWRDRAVADPARPAPAGASPAQGEEPYNRFYHVPRNAADLLLRMELIEEITRRGGTVVTLIHEIGTDALFGLMRVTGRVDAARGTGYRQRVERFYEQVRREDAALAVAQTDVKGNRRARPSAQADPDLFVHVVRREADGIVVRGAKVHTSVSVNANYLIVIPTQRMEEADRDYAVAFAVPVAAPGVRLVASPYLSSPRNTLENPLSGRFKMMESFTWFDDVFVPWENVFLCGEHEFAGEVARAFVDYHRFTAVAYKLPLVDLLAGVGAQMAEYNGVSGAGHVREKLIRLAAYAGTVRKMLLASALLGQAREEGIFVPDELTINLAKLYFAENFHAALRDVQDLSGGLLVTAPGAEDLADPEMGPVLRRFYQGATGTGEERLRMAYLASDLTAGDMAGYHGVLAVHAEGSIEAEKIAILRGYDFARAQRMAREAAGVEPAGAAAGAAGEG; encoded by the coding sequence ATGGGCCTGCGCACCTTTGAGGAGTACCTCGAGAGCCTCCGCGACGGGAGGCGGGTGATGTTCCGCGGCCAGTGGGTCGAGGACGTCACCCGGCACCCCGTCATCGGCCGGGCGGTCCGCCACGCGCAGCTCGACTTCGACCTGGCGGAGGATCCGGCCTGGCGCGACCGCGCCGTCGCCGACCCGGCCCGGCCGGCGCCGGCGGGCGCCTCGCCCGCCCAGGGGGAGGAGCCCTACAACCGCTTCTACCACGTGCCGCGCAACGCCGCCGACCTGCTCCTGCGCATGGAGCTGATCGAGGAGATCACCCGCCGCGGCGGCACCGTCGTCACCCTCATCCACGAGATCGGCACCGACGCCCTCTTCGGCCTGATGCGGGTGACGGGGCGCGTGGACGCGGCCCGCGGCACCGGCTACCGGCAGCGCGTCGAGCGCTTCTACGAGCAGGTGCGCCGCGAGGACGCGGCCCTGGCGGTCGCCCAGACCGACGTCAAGGGGAACCGGCGCGCCCGGCCCTCGGCCCAGGCTGACCCCGACCTCTTCGTCCACGTGGTCCGCCGCGAGGCGGACGGCATCGTGGTGCGCGGCGCCAAGGTGCACACCTCGGTCTCGGTCAACGCCAACTACCTGATCGTCATCCCCACCCAGCGCATGGAGGAGGCCGACCGCGACTACGCCGTCGCCTTCGCCGTGCCGGTGGCCGCGCCCGGCGTCCGCCTGGTGGCCAGCCCCTACCTCTCCTCGCCGCGGAACACGCTGGAGAACCCGCTCAGCGGGCGCTTCAAGATGATGGAGAGCTTCACCTGGTTCGACGACGTCTTCGTCCCCTGGGAGAACGTCTTCCTCTGCGGCGAGCACGAGTTCGCGGGCGAGGTGGCGCGCGCCTTCGTCGACTACCACCGCTTCACCGCCGTCGCCTACAAACTGCCGCTGGTGGACCTTCTGGCCGGCGTGGGCGCGCAGATGGCCGAGTACAACGGCGTCTCGGGCGCCGGCCACGTGCGCGAGAAGCTGATCCGGCTGGCCGCCTACGCCGGCACCGTGCGGAAGATGCTCCTGGCCTCGGCGCTCCTCGGCCAGGCGCGCGAGGAAGGCATCTTCGTCCCCGACGAGCTGACCATCAACCTGGCCAAGCTCTACTTCGCGGAGAACTTCCACGCCGCGCTGCGCGACGTGCAGGACCTCTCCGGCGGCCTCCTGGTCACCGCCCCGGGCGCCGAGGACCTGGCCGACCCGGAGATGGGACCGGTGCTGCGCCGCTTCTACCAGGGGGCCACGGGGACGGGCGAGGAGCGGCTGCGCATGGCCTACCTGGCCAGCGACCTGACCGCCGGCGACATGGCCGGCTACCACGGGGTGCTGGCGGTCCACGCCGAGGGCTCCATCGAGGCGGAGAAGATCGCCATCCTGCGCGGCTACGACTTCGCGCGCGCGCAGCGGATGGCGCGCGAGGCCGCGGGCGTCGAGCCGGCCGGCGCGGCCGCCGGCGCCGCCGGGGAGGGGTGA
- a CDS encoding fatty acid--CoA ligase — MPQTPLRALDRAVSLFPGKRAVWCEGRTWTYADFFGRVQQLSRALAALGVGPGDRVAYLSYNCHRLLEGYFAVPQMGAILLPLNIRLLAQDFRVILRHSGARLLFVHPDFLETVEAIRPDLPELEHVLLLEPDPRGRAEGSTYDQLLEAQPRDPYPRPEVDEDDVAELFYTSGTTGQPKGVMLTHRNLYALALQMVGALQFDEPDVHLHSLPMYHANGWGAPQTVTLVGGTHVMLPRFQAAQAVERIEALGVTTAYMVPTMVIELLNLPGLESRDLRSMRRLVVGGAAPSPTMAREVTERLGWPFVAAYGLTESSPVATFAFLRSWQRGEEPEQRYRRMASTGQPMPGVEARVVDLAGRDVPLDGRTPGELLLRGDTVMKGYWNNPEATAEAIRDGWLHTGDVATMDADRFIQIVDRKKDIIISGGENISSIEVEDTLYAHPAVLECAVIAVPDAKWGERPLALVVPKPGAAADRAALAEELRLWCRDRLAHFKAPDRVEIVDSLPKTGTGKIQKNVLREMYREAAPSDRAG, encoded by the coding sequence GTGCCGCAGACGCCCCTGCGGGCGCTCGACCGTGCGGTCTCGCTCTTCCCCGGCAAGCGGGCGGTCTGGTGCGAGGGCCGCACGTGGACGTACGCCGACTTCTTCGGGCGGGTCCAGCAGCTGAGCCGCGCCCTGGCGGCGCTGGGCGTCGGCCCCGGCGACCGGGTGGCCTACCTCTCGTACAACTGCCACCGGCTGCTGGAGGGCTACTTCGCCGTGCCGCAGATGGGCGCCATCCTGCTGCCGCTCAACATCCGCCTGCTGGCGCAGGACTTCCGGGTGATCCTCCGGCACTCGGGGGCGAGGCTCCTCTTCGTCCACCCCGACTTCCTGGAGACGGTGGAGGCCATCCGGCCCGATCTGCCCGAGCTGGAGCACGTCCTCCTCCTGGAGCCCGACCCGCGCGGCCGGGCGGAGGGGTCCACCTACGACCAGCTCCTGGAGGCCCAGCCGCGCGACCCCTACCCGCGGCCGGAGGTCGACGAGGACGACGTGGCCGAGCTCTTCTACACCAGCGGCACCACCGGGCAGCCCAAGGGGGTGATGCTCACCCACCGCAACCTCTACGCCCTGGCGCTGCAGATGGTGGGGGCGCTCCAGTTCGACGAGCCCGACGTCCACCTCCACTCGCTGCCCATGTACCACGCCAACGGCTGGGGGGCGCCGCAGACGGTCACCCTGGTGGGCGGCACCCACGTCATGCTGCCGCGCTTCCAGGCCGCCCAGGCGGTGGAGCGGATCGAGGCGCTCGGCGTCACCACAGCCTACATGGTGCCCACCATGGTCATCGAGCTGCTCAACCTGCCCGGCCTGGAGAGCCGCGACCTCCGCTCCATGCGCCGCCTGGTGGTGGGCGGCGCCGCCCCCTCGCCCACCATGGCGCGCGAGGTGACGGAGCGGTTGGGCTGGCCCTTCGTCGCCGCCTACGGCCTGACCGAGAGCTCACCCGTCGCCACCTTCGCCTTCCTCCGCTCCTGGCAGCGCGGCGAGGAGCCCGAGCAGCGCTACCGGCGCATGGCCTCCACCGGCCAGCCCATGCCGGGCGTCGAAGCGCGCGTCGTCGACCTGGCCGGGCGCGACGTGCCGCTGGACGGGAGGACGCCCGGCGAGCTGCTCCTGCGCGGCGACACGGTGATGAAGGGCTACTGGAACAACCCCGAGGCGACCGCCGAGGCCATCCGCGACGGCTGGCTCCACACCGGCGACGTGGCCACCATGGACGCCGACCGCTTCATCCAGATCGTCGACAGGAAGAAGGACATCATCATCTCCGGCGGCGAGAACATCTCCTCCATCGAGGTGGAGGACACGCTCTACGCCCACCCCGCCGTCCTGGAGTGCGCCGTCATCGCCGTCCCCGACGCCAAGTGGGGCGAGCGCCCGCTCGCCCTGGTCGTGCCGAAGCCCGGCGCCGCGGCCGACCGGGCCGCCCTGGCCGAGGAGCTGCGCCTTTGGTGCCGCGACCGGCTGGCCCACTTCAAGGCGCCCGACCGCGTCGAGATCGTCGACTCCCTGCCCAAGACCGGGACCGGCAAGATCCAGAAGAACGTCCTCCGGGAGATGTACCGCGAGGCGGCGCCGAGCGACCGGGCGGGCTGA